Proteins encoded in a region of the Cystobacter fuscus DSM 2262 genome:
- a CDS encoding SDR family oxidoreductase, with translation MTTLKTVLITGCSSGYGAETARYFHEKGWNVIATMRNPRLGDLPKSERLRILALDVTKPESITAAVATAGPIDVVVNNAGIGVVGAFEATPMTTIREVFETNTFGVMAVLQAVVPHFRERRAGVVVNVTSSVTLAAMPLAAVYTASKVAIEGFTASLAHELGAFNVRVKLVEPGYGPTTRFAVNGGERMQGVIPKAYESFAQPIFAAFAQPALTTKESDVAEVIWRAANDESGTLHFPAGPDAVALAQASRESRTP, from the coding sequence ATGACGACCCTCAAGACCGTTCTGATTACAGGCTGCTCCTCTGGCTACGGCGCGGAGACCGCGCGCTACTTCCACGAGAAGGGCTGGAACGTCATCGCGACCATGCGCAACCCGCGGCTCGGTGATCTGCCCAAGTCCGAGCGGCTCCGCATCCTGGCCCTGGACGTGACGAAGCCGGAGAGCATCACGGCGGCGGTCGCGACGGCCGGTCCCATCGACGTGGTGGTCAACAATGCTGGCATCGGCGTCGTGGGCGCCTTCGAGGCAACCCCCATGACGACGATTCGCGAGGTCTTCGAGACGAACACGTTCGGCGTCATGGCGGTCCTCCAGGCCGTCGTGCCGCACTTCCGAGAGCGGCGAGCGGGAGTGGTGGTGAACGTGACCTCGAGCGTGACGCTCGCCGCGATGCCGCTCGCCGCGGTGTACACAGCCAGCAAGGTCGCCATCGAAGGATTCACCGCTTCGCTCGCGCACGAGCTGGGCGCCTTCAACGTGCGCGTGAAGCTGGTCGAGCCTGGCTACGGCCCCACCACGCGGTTTGCGGTGAACGGCGGCGAGCGCATGCAAGGGGTGATTCCGAAGGCCTATGAGTCGTTCGCACAGCCCATCTTCGCGGCCTTCGCTCAGCCAGCGCTGACGACGAAAGAGTCCGACGTGGCCGAGGTGATATGGCGCGCGGCCAACGACGAGTCCGGGACGCTCCACTTTCCTGCGGGTCCCGACGCCGTCGCCCTGGCGCAAGCCAGCCGCGAATCACGGACACCGTGA
- a CDS encoding AraC family transcriptional regulator has translation MPAQSSGAPSGPAHESPDPLASIISLLRPRTLLPKVISGAGKWSVRYAAHEQPGFCIMLEGRCFLDVDGADEVELEEGDFVLLPSTPGFVMSSARGLQPKLITASDGNELRHGIQVGPPTMRQLGGAFHVDRANAKLLERYLPAMILVRRDDPGAARLRRLVELIGEEATTRRAGRELILERLIEVLLIEALRVQTVEAAGREKGLLAGLADPGIARALRKLHADVAHRWTVAKLARAAGMSRAVFAERFARTVGTPPMEYVLDWRIAIAKDVLLREKRSLSEVAEMIGYQSASAFSVAFSRHAGCSPSGFARSRFK, from the coding sequence ATGCCTGCACAATCCTCTGGAGCTCCGTCAGGACCTGCGCACGAGTCGCCTGACCCGCTCGCGTCCATCATCTCGCTTCTCCGGCCACGGACACTCCTCCCCAAGGTGATCAGCGGCGCGGGAAAATGGAGCGTGCGGTACGCCGCGCACGAGCAGCCCGGCTTCTGCATCATGCTGGAGGGCAGATGCTTCCTCGATGTCGACGGCGCGGACGAGGTGGAGCTCGAAGAGGGCGACTTCGTGCTCCTGCCTTCGACCCCAGGCTTCGTGATGTCGAGTGCGCGCGGGTTGCAACCGAAGCTCATCACCGCTTCTGACGGCAACGAGCTACGGCACGGCATCCAGGTGGGCCCGCCCACGATGCGCCAGCTCGGAGGCGCTTTTCACGTGGATCGCGCGAACGCAAAGCTGCTCGAAAGGTACTTGCCCGCGATGATTCTCGTCCGGCGGGACGACCCCGGTGCAGCACGCCTGCGGAGGCTGGTCGAGCTCATTGGCGAAGAAGCGACCACACGTCGCGCCGGTCGTGAGCTCATCCTCGAGCGCCTCATCGAGGTTCTGCTCATCGAGGCCCTGCGTGTTCAGACCGTCGAGGCCGCGGGTCGCGAGAAGGGGTTGCTGGCGGGACTTGCCGACCCAGGGATCGCCCGTGCCCTACGGAAGTTGCACGCGGACGTCGCACACCGATGGACGGTCGCGAAGCTTGCACGCGCCGCTGGCATGTCGCGGGCGGTGTTCGCCGAGCGGTTCGCACGCACGGTCGGAACGCCGCCGATGGAGTACGTCCTCGATTGGCGAATCGCAATCGCGAAGGACGTTCTCCTTCGCGAGAAGCGGTCACTGTCCGAGGTCGCAGAGATGATCGGCTATCAGTCCGCAAGTGCCTTCAGCGTCGCGTTCTCGCGTCACGCCGGTTGTTCACCGAGTGGGTTCGCGCGTTCCAGGTTCAAGTGA
- a CDS encoding metallophosphoesterase: MGRLLPLVVYLPAGVAIVGGVHYYLWARLVRDVGFPPLPAQALTVLLAVLAISVPVGVVASRLAPRRWSVWWLEPVYLWLGTSVFLALAAAVLEVLPAFPSRVSSATGILMLGSSVSLWALLEARSARVERVEISLRRLPRELDGLRIVQLSDLHIGQTLGRAFLERVVARVNELAPDAVVITGDLVDGSVEDLERDVAPLSALTSKYGTFFVTGNHEYHAGAPEWCEHLGKLRVRVLRNEHVALERNGQILHLAGIDDSEAAHFDVGHRADLPRAVEGRDRSRPLILLAHQPKAVHEAVQHGVDLQLSGHTHGGQVWPFRWLLRAGQPAVDGLRKMGDTLLYVSRGTGHSGPPMRLGVPPEITELVLRASADY; the protein is encoded by the coding sequence ATGGGACGCCTTCTTCCGCTCGTCGTGTACCTTCCCGCCGGTGTCGCCATCGTCGGAGGGGTTCACTACTACCTCTGGGCCCGCCTGGTACGCGACGTGGGCTTCCCACCGCTACCAGCCCAAGCCTTGACGGTGCTTCTCGCCGTGCTTGCGATCAGCGTTCCTGTCGGCGTGGTCGCTAGCCGGCTCGCTCCCCGCCGCTGGTCGGTCTGGTGGCTCGAGCCCGTCTATCTCTGGCTTGGCACGTCCGTGTTCCTCGCGCTCGCCGCGGCCGTCCTGGAAGTGCTGCCCGCCTTCCCCTCTCGCGTCTCGAGCGCTACCGGCATCTTGATGTTGGGCTCGAGCGTCTCCCTGTGGGCATTGCTCGAAGCTCGCAGCGCCCGGGTGGAACGCGTGGAGATCTCGCTGCGGAGGCTGCCACGCGAGCTCGATGGTCTACGCATCGTCCAGCTCTCGGATCTGCATATCGGTCAGACACTGGGTCGCGCGTTCCTCGAGCGGGTCGTGGCGCGGGTGAACGAACTCGCGCCTGACGCGGTCGTCATCACGGGCGACCTGGTCGACGGCAGTGTGGAGGACCTCGAGCGAGACGTCGCTCCGCTCTCTGCTCTCACGTCGAAATACGGCACGTTCTTCGTGACCGGGAATCACGAGTACCACGCAGGTGCACCGGAATGGTGCGAGCACCTCGGCAAGCTTCGCGTTCGTGTCCTCCGTAACGAGCACGTCGCCCTGGAACGCAACGGACAGATCCTTCACCTGGCCGGCATCGACGACTCCGAAGCGGCACACTTCGACGTCGGGCATCGCGCCGACCTCCCACGGGCCGTCGAGGGCCGTGACCGCAGCCGCCCGCTGATTCTGCTGGCTCACCAACCGAAGGCCGTTCACGAGGCGGTGCAACACGGTGTCGATCTGCAGCTGTCCGGCCACACGCACGGAGGCCAGGTGTGGCCGTTTCGCTGGCTCCTCCGAGCAGGTCAGCCTGCGGTCGACGGTCTCCGGAAGATGGGCGATACGCTCCTTTACGTCAGCCGTGGAACGGGCCACTCCGGACCTCCCATGCGCCTCGGGGTGCCACCCGAGATCACCGAGCTCGTCCTGCGGGCCTCGGCCGACTATTGA